Below is a window of Phoenix dactylifera cultivar Barhee BC4 chromosome 7, palm_55x_up_171113_PBpolish2nd_filt_p, whole genome shotgun sequence DNA.
AAGATAACTTTATGTGTGCGCATTCCTGCATATGTGTGGTTATGAGCATATGCATGTACTGGGGAAAGATTTGGAAGATACCATCCAATCGAAACCTGCAAACTATAATCAAATACAAAAACTTAACAAACACAACCAAGAGTTAATTCAGAGCACCATCGGGTACATCCGTCCATGATAATCCCATTCACCACCTCCATTTCTTTGGAAAAATTCCTGGATACCACCACAGACCAAAGAATAAAGAAGCAACCTATATGTTGTATTCCTCTACTCTTCAGGATAGTTGGAGTGAGAACTACTTGAAAGTTCTAATTCTTttcccaattaataaacattgTTTCGATTTATTTTGGgtaatttcctttttttataaGCATTTTGGCATTACTTACTGTAAGTTTTAAGGATTGCAATGTTTAGTTTATTTTCTAATGTAATTCATATTTGATTGTAATATAACATGCATGACTGTTCTTTATACTTGGCCTTTTGGTGCTGCGGCATTTACAATTATATAAAGGAGTTCCTAATACACTTATCTCATGCTATTCGTTGTTCAAGACATTCGGGCTCTGGTCAAGGCAGGCTGAAACCTAAAACAGACTCCTGTAAGTTCCTTCAGATATTTTAGTTAGTAGGTTTGAATTTCTGTAAGAATGACTAAAACTTTACTTTTTACCTTTATCTGTTCACAATGAGTATTTCCATTTCAGTCTTATATGAAATGatgatttattttaaacatTTCAGAAAGACAGTGGTTTTCTTCTATGAATCAGTTTTTGCTGCTCCGAAAAGATGGACGTGAATTGCAAAAGCTACAAAGGTGCTTCCCTGAGGTAGGTGAATTAAGCAAATGTCGAGGATGCTACTCAGGAAACCTATTGAATTTGAGCATTGTTATTACAGAAGAGGGACTTATCTCGAATGTGAGAACCAAGGCCTTATCTGATTTTGTTGTTAACATTTAGGTTAATTTTCTCAACCTTAATACCAATGTTCAGAGGACTGTTTCTCAATCAATTTCCTTCGGATTTACTTATGTGCTTAATCATGTAACTATTGATTTTAATATCAGTTTAAACTATCCATCATTTGAAAGCAACTAGTCAGCTTTCTCAAAGCAGTGGCTGATAATGTTAGTGATTCCTTCCACAAAAGAATGGCCAATTGATGCTTAAAAATGGAGAACCCTATACGTGACCTATTTAGATCATTAGGAATCAGGTTTCAATTCAGATAGTTGGCTTATCGTATGTGCCTTATGTATGAAAGCAATTTGCTATATCATGCCTTCCTCAACCTCTTAGTCTGGACTCTTTTAAAGTCTAGGTAACCGTGGAGAGTTGCTATTAGGTCAGGCCACTGCTTCGTTGATGGATACTGTCTACCTTCACCATTTCAAGAATGCCTGGAGTAATCACTCTTTTGGCTTCCCATGGTTTTGTCTTCATTTGATGTCCAGAACttttgatttcaaaaatttaataGAGGCATGAAAAGTAGAGATCTTTTTTTCTACTTGAGGTTTATGAACAACTGTCCAAACTAtccttttttccccttcttgGTAATGCAACCTCTAGAATCCTCAAAGGGATCCTACTAACAGTTGATTGGTGTAGATCATTACCCTTCATGGCCTGCGTTTTGTGTTCTGGTTGGTAATTTCAACTATCattaattttataatataatcCATAGATATAGTTGCTGATCCATGACCAGAGTCTCTTTGAGCATTTCTTACAATTATCGGTGCATGCTCCAACTAATTTGATAATCAGGCAGATGAGAATGTTTCTCTGTCACCCATGCCTAGTTTCCATGTCTTTCATGCTTTAACAGTGGGTGACAAGTAGCATATGCCTAGGCACATATCTTCAAAGCTCTAATACCCTTTTGCGGTAATATGCCTGGgttgtaaaaataagaaaagctaGGTGACTTAAATTGAACCCAGTCTGTGATTGCCGTCAGATTGTGATGTCTTCAATAGCTACTGTAGAGatcatatttattttggttCCTTTATTCTCATTCATGAGTTGGGCATATGGAAGATTGTGTGCTTTGCTTATAATTTTTAGTGCTTCATTCCTCATTTTGCaccatttttttattctctttggTGCAGCTGGAAGAATGCAAAAGGTCCACACATAAGGTTCCTGATTATCTGGTTTCATCGACTTAAACCAGAGGCAACTGGGCATTATAGCACGGTCATCACTGAAAATTTACTTACCTTGAATTCCCAAGAAAAACTCCTGAGGTGGCGAAGCAGAAGTACGGAGTTGGTATGTTTAGATAACAGCAACACCACATTCTTTATTCTTTCCTTGTAGGAAACTTACAGGCATCCTTCTGTTCGTATGTTTAAGTGGGTATGCATTGCCCATCACGAGTTGAATATAGTCttgttataatatataattcTGCAGTTCTCAATTCAGAGATGTGCCACAGAGCAACTGAGAAACTTTGCATATCGTTTACTCCAGTTATGCTGCAAGAACTGCAGCTTGTGATCTTTGTACTGAATACTGAGGCAGTTCAAATGGAGGAGGTAACATGCAGAGATCTGAAAAGAAATCTTAGTTTAGGTTAAGGTAAGAGTTCTCTCCTCCCAGAGGCCAGTATCCCTTACCACTCTGGCATTAATCTCTGATTAGCTGCCTTAACCCACGAGGTCTTAGTTTATCGTAAACAAGTTCTCAAGGGGCTAAATAGGATGAAGGGATGTATGATCAAGATTTACATTTTATTTGATCATATTCCTCGATAGGAACAATCTTTCTAGTGTGTATTTTTGCTATCTATCCATAAGGTAGGTTATACTTATAGGAGTGCTACAAATTTAGACATGATTGGTTGAATGGGTCAGTTTATTTTACCACTCTTTATTCTGGAATAAATTACTCCTCTTTATATGGCGTAGTAGTTTATTCCAGGATGCGAAAAGACGAAAAGTTGTGTTataattttttctgaaaaatccaTTTTACCCTCTTAAAAAGCCATTTATTTCAAGTACTTCAATGAGTGCTTGGTCCAAAAAATGATGGAATAACTGGGTTAAATAACTTTTACTTCCTTTTATTCCACTTTAATTACAGTCATAAAGTGCATCTTTGTATTTGCAATCATGTTTGAAATCAGAGTTGGAAATTAATAATTGGTGCCCCTAAATCCGTTTGGTAGAAAGTCTTTTATTAATTGAGTAGAAAATTGATAGATCTGAATGCATCATGGGTGTTTATATGCATGTCAGATCTTCCAATTTCCTTTCAGAGCAGATAAACTAATTTTGTCCCGCTAATCAACTAAGGTAGAACCACTTAACTCGATTTTCAGATAAtctgacattttttttttctgtgaacGGGAATCGCTTCTGCGTAATAACGTGTATTTCCCATTACCCCTTGTTTTAAATCAGAGTTATCCACAACTATAATATCTTGCACGAGTTCCCTCTTTCTTAAGTATATTGTGGATATATATTATAAAAGGTTTTTTTGCGTGAATACTTTTGTGTGAATACCTtcgtaaaatttatatttatttctgtaccctcataatatactatttttgcacaaatgctccTAATATAACTGTTCTTttaacaccattaataaaaataatatttatttaattaaaaataaaataaatttttaaaatcatttttttattctttttgcatatttattcattaaagatattttagtcattttaatttgaaactgttaattttttaatgacaTTAGATTGTGCGGGCACATGCAAAAACaaggataaaaaaaagggaataaaatagtaaatcaaatattttatgaaggtatacatgcaaatataaattttaaaaggatattcatgcaaaattagatatttagaaaaatattcctgaaaaaaaaactttactaTAAAATTAGGCAGggataattttttatttctattttttttaaaaaaaatatgaaatacatTTGGCTTTTGCAATTTTTGTTTGCGTGTCTCGCAGCACTTTGAATGTTGATGTTGGCAATTACGGTAGCtgataggtttttttttttgataaatgagCTACTCACACAGCTCTGGTATGAGTATAGCCAGCTACATCACTCGCAAGAAGAGGCTGCCCATCATTTTTGTATCTGCTTTTGCTCGGTTCATTCCCACTGGAAACAAGCCGAGTTGGTGGTAACAAATCACATGCGATCCACTTCGACAGGCCCGGTGGAAGCCAAGCAAACGGACGGAAAGTatgtatataaaaattttaagaatAAACGGGAAAAAGAACACCATCTTATTGGTGCCGACCAACCACATACTGTTAGTCTGACACCCACATGCATGAGTCACATGTTAAAGAGTGATGCACACATGCATGGCCTCACATGTTTTATCGTTTTTTATAGAGTTTGTGGACTCATTTACTATCTTTGTACGAGTGTGAGTGGAGTTTGGTATGATTTATCATACGTCTCCAATCATCGAGTTTTTATTTCAATCAAAAAAATCATCAAGTTTTCAAAATTAGACGGGACTTTTTTATCCAGGGGAAAACTTAGTGTGAATCATGAGATTAATATGATTATAAGATCATAAGATCCTTATCCGTAATATTTGTCAGGTATATTTGTGCAGGTTATGCATGGAATTGgccaaaatataaattaaattgTGATTTATTTATCTTGCATAGAATTCTTAAATAAGACCAATTATTTTAGAAATCTAtttattttccatttttttattttttataagctTGCTGTTGTTGCTGTTTTCTTCATAAGATTAATTACTCAAGGTTTACATGGATATAAATGTACGAACGTTTCTAAGAAAATGAATCtacaaattttgtaagacttaaCGGGAACGCCAAATCAGCACTTCACATCCAAATAAGTCATCATGAATAATagataatattaaaaatttcGGAATGATTTGAATGATAGGCAACAAGAAAATCCATTTTTTCACTTGTTAGGGAGCACCCCTTACAAATCGAAAACTCACTGAAAGAGTTGCTCAAGTCCAGAAGAATATTTTCTTGTTCGATGTGGAGATGAAACGAACAACAATAATTGTCAAGCGTAAAAGTAGATGATAAGTGGGAAACACCAGCATATCATCTAGAAAGTAGATCAACTCTCACGTCATTGTTGTAATGGCATAAATGGATGTCATAGTGGGGCCTCCTCCGATCAATGTCGTCTAATTAATTCCTTGCAATTAATATTGTAATGCAGTTCAAAATACGACATTTCATGTTGCAATGAGCAACTTGAAAATATTGGAGCTTCTTCGACCCAGGAAGTGATTAAATTGGGATAATAATGTGGGGCTGCAACTAACGAGCTTATAACTTGCGGCGAACTCCGCCACGAGATTCTGGGGCCTCCATTATGTTCATATAGCATTTAGGACAATACTCGTCTTCTGGATGCGCCCACCTCTAGCTTTCTCAAGACTAGCTTCGACGGCAACATAATTGATGAGGGGAGATGCAATGTGAGGTTCGCCATCCGAGACTACGACGCCAAATTAGTTGCGGTGGGGGTCGGTGAATTTTTGATTCGTCAGTAGTGTGTGCCGAGCTTAGAGTAGCATATAAGGGTATTTACTATGCGAGGTGGACACTAGGTGCATATCGTATTATTCTTGAAGACGATTCAACCATGATCATTGAGTGGATCCGAGGACGGAGACGCACAACTAAGAATCGACCGTTGATCCATAAGATTCACAGATTGATGGAAGAGTGCTACTTTCACCGGACCTCACACGTATGTAAGGAGGCAAATGAGACTGTCGACTGGGTGGCTTTTCATGTGGCCCACTATTTCGATGGTTTTCTTTGGATAGACAGTAGATCTATGTCAGAATctttacataattttttattttttaattttgttagcCGTATTTATTTTCATAGTGTGTTAGCTGccgttgtaaaaaaaaaaaaaaatctccgcgACTAGCTATATTCTGTGCTCGAGCCCCGCCTGCAGCTCCAAGTACCGGAACTCAGGGGAACTTCGAGTAGAGAACTAGTGGCAAAAGCCCGCCATGTCGGTTTCCAATCTCCTTGCGAATTTTCTGGGTGAGCTTCCAAACATCTTTAAAGTAAATGATGATCTGTGCGTCCCCACACTGCTCACGGTAGAACTGTGCGAGTCCTTGCTTTTGCTCACCCACCTCCAGGGTGAATAGTGCGTCCTCGCTTTTGCTGGATGGTACTGTCTCTGTCGGACATCATCCTGGATGCACCAATTCAGTACTTATACTATGTCAACATTGTCGCTGGGTTTGAGAGCACATGATAGCCAATTTCCAGTATATTTAACTAGCATTGAGTATCTACATGAAAAATAGTAGAAATTATGTTCCTAtctattagcataattttaaaaattatataacaaTTTATATCAGCCCATATTAGCATcaatcaatattatttttttcattgttAATATGATTCTATATCGAATCTATATTATCTTTTTTATAGAGTCCGTATATAAGTACATATAATTTATAAGATATactgaatacaataaaaataaaaaaataaaaaatatttttttatttttttaataaatattttaacactATTTAAATTATTTGGTTTTTTAATTTTGGTAATTCTAGCTGCAAAAGAATAGACATCAAGTAGTATTTGTTTTCAGAAATTCGGCTATAAAAGAGTCGAGATGGAGCGAAGCTGATATGATAGGTCCACTTGGCGTTTTCTAAGCTTCAATTAGGCGCGTTAAAAGAAAtgattagagaaaaaaaaaaaaaaaagggaaagaaaagaaataagagaaaaaaaaaaaggcttcgtATGACGGCCAACCTTGACGTTGAGCCCTCCATCGCGACCACGAAACGATGCTAAAGCTCGTCGCCGGTAATGACGGAGGCGTGGGGGTCGACAAAACCCGGTCCCAAAGTTAAGTTACCCCGCGTTGCACAGTATTACGATCACACACATGATCTATTACCATTTACCAACGACAACGAGGCATCCTTCCCATATTTCCCGCATCCCCATGCAACAGGAACAGCTGTCCTTGCCCCCCTTACTTTATTTAACCATCTTAATTAACTGGTGCTTAATTTACCTACATCAATTAGCCGTTTGTTTTGTTTCTCGACTTTTTCCCTACCCACTCTCTGGCTCCCAATTCCCAGTTCCCACGCTCCCCACTTGCTCCGCTGCTTTGTTTAATTATATCTGTCGACCGTTCTCTCGTACCAGCCAGCTCCGGAACCCCTCTCAAAAAACGGTCGATTTCGTGGGTGGGTCCCGCCCTCGCTCGGCGCGCAGCGTGTCAGGCCGTGACGTTGATCAGATGCCAGACCCTGCGCTCATCAAATACTTACTTCCCATCCATTTTTTGACACGTACACAGAAGTCTCGCTTACATCTTTTTTGGCCCACTTATCATCCTCGGTTATCAGCACCACCCACGCACTTATCCGTCGGATCGACCAGCCGATCGAGACCGTTCCCATGTCGGCCCCACGTACCCAGCTCCACCCCGTACGTGGGCGGGCCCCACTACTCTCTCCATCTCTCTGAGACCAGCTTTAAAACCTCATGCCCTCCCGTGCTGCTCCGGTGACCAACCACTAAACCCTGCCTTCTCGGAAAAAGAAACCCCCCACTCTCCGCTTCCCCCTCCTTAGAAAAGGAGGCCCTTTTTTCTAATActcccctcccccttctccttcCGCATGTTCCCTTTGTCGCAGAGCATGTGGCCTCTTACCGCCtgttccctcctcctcctcctcttctcgtcGAGCAcccccttcttcccctcttccggTGAGTATAAAGACCCATCTGTGTCTCTCCTTTTTACGCGCATTGTGCTCTGAACTTGTTCTAACGTGCTAGTTTGTTTTAATTCCCCTCTGGGGAGCGCAGAGGCGGGCTCCATAGGAGTGAACTATGGGCGGGTAGCGAACAACCTCCCGCCGCCGGCGAACGTGGTGCAGCTCCTCAAGTCCCAGGGCATCGACCAGGTCAAGCTCTATGACGCCGACCCCACCGTCCTCCGCGCCCTCGCCGGCACCGGCATCCGCGTCGTTGTTGCCCTTCCCAACGAGCagctcgccgccgccgccacgcGCCAGGGATTCGCCCTCGCCTGGGTCCAGCGCAACGTGGCCGCCTACCACCCGGCCACCCAGATCCAGGCCATTGCCGTGGGGAATGAGGTTTTTGTCGACCCACGCAACCTGACTGCCTCCCTGGTCCCGGCCATGCAGAACGTCCACACCGCCCTCGCCCGTCTCCGCCTCGACGCCGACGTTAAAGTCTCGTCTCCCATTGCCCTCACTGCTCTCCAGAACTCGTATCCCTCCTCCGCCGGCTCGTTCCGATCCAACCTGGCGGAGCCGGTGATGAAGCCCATGCTGGAGCTCCTCCGCCAGACCGGCTCCTACCTCATGGTCAACGCCTATCCGTTCTTCGCCTACGAGGCCAACACCGACGTCATCTCCCTCGACTACGCCCTCTTCCGCCCCAACCCGGGCGTGCTCGACAGCGGGAGCGGGCTCAAATACTACAGCCTGCTCGACGCCCAGATAGACGCCGTTTTCGCGGCCATGTCGGCCCTCAAGTATGACGACGTTAAAGTCGTCATCTCCGAGACGGGGTGGCCGTCCAAGGGGGACACGAAAGAGACGGGGGCGGGGGCCGCGAACGCGGCGGCGTACAATGGCAATCTGGTGCGGCGGGTGCTCTCCGGCAACGCCGGGACGCCGCGTCGGCCGCAGGCGGACCTCGTCGTCTACCTCTTCGCCCTCTTCAACGAGAACCAGAAGCCCGGACCCACGTCGGAGAGGAACTACGGCCTCTTCTACCCGGACGAGGGGAAAGTATACGACATCGAGTTCACTTTAAGCGGTGGCGGCGGCAGTAGCAACGGTGGAGCGGGCTTAAGGTGGCGGGAGTACAGGGGGAGAGCGAGCGGAGGGGATAGCTCCCCGTCCCCTTCGTCTTCCTCCTCGTCGTCTTCTTCGACGGGGAGTGGGAGAGTGTCGGCGAGCTCAACAGGGGAGAAGTGGTGCGTGGCGAACGCGATGGTGGCGAGGGAGAGGCTGCAGGCGGCGCTGGACTACGCGTGCGGGGAGGGAGGGGCGGACTGCCGGTCGATCCAGCCCGGCGCTGGCTGCTACGAGCCCAACACCTTGGAGGCCCACGCCTCCTACGCCTTCAACTCCTACTTCCAGAAGAAAGGCCGCGGGGTCGGCACCTGCGACTTCGAGGGCGCCGCTTACGTCGTCTCCCAGCCCCCTAGTGAGTCCCTTAACCCTCTCTTTGGATCAGATTGATGGTGCTGAACCGTTGGATCATTGGGATCATATCTCCCAGATCAATGATCAATGAAGGGAGATTAATGTAGAGTTAGGAACGTTGGGTGAACATAGATTTTTTCCGTCATTTTTTTTCCTACAATATTCCCCAGTTACTTTCACTCTACCTCCAGTCCATAGGACTGTAGTCACGAGACAGTGTTGGCCCAAGGCACGATGCAACGTGACCGTGTGTCGCTTTGTGCAGTACGTTGGGGGGAGGAAAGGGCGCGGTGtgctttgctttttttttttttttttatttttaacctTGGTCTGGAAACCAGGCGTCGCCCCATCCATAGCTTTTCTTTTAACTTAGGATAATAAATTTTTAGCTATGTTACCTTTTCGTGGTGGTTACTGGGTTAGGGGAGGACTAGTGCAAGAACTTGGCACGTGCGATGCACCATAGATTTGGCTTGGATCCGGTTGTTCCCATTTGTTGTTGTCTGCTCTTATTACTGGCTCTCAAatgatgcaattttttttgtagatgTTGGGAAGTGTACGCTCCCCGCTGGACCTTGAACGGTGGAGGAGGCCGGAGGATTGGGTGGAGATCACAACAGAAGAGAGATATAGTGAAGCAATGATGACAAGAATCTTTGCTGCAGCTGTTGACTGCTGCTGGGTGGCGGATGGGAGGTCAGCAGGGGCAGCTTGGATTCTGAATatatttgtgtttttttttttgggggggggggggggggggggggtaatgTAACTATATTATTTTATGGTAGATAGCATGTGAGCCAGTGTAGCAGTTTGACCCTTTTATTCTTCTTTGTTTAGGGTTTCAGTGTATAAGTTTTATTAATACTACTTGCCCGTCTTAGTTCTTGTTACTGGTGTTATTTTATGGTAGGATCTGGTTATAATGTCTTCAGGGTGATGTCTTCTCAATGGTGCACCGCATTTTATATTGTATTCAAGCACCGTGGATCTGAATGTCTCTTGCAAGTTTTTGGACTCCGACCCCTCGATATAAATTGTTTTAGGTGTTCTCAGCATTGGGCACGCGTACAAGTTTCTGGGTGATTTGCGACTCGTATGAGAACGGGATTAGTTGAGCTTATGCTAAAGGTTTACTAGGTGCATCCAGCTACCtggaggaatttttttttttgttggggttTCATGTTGATTTTCCCAGATTTTGGCCAATTAGTAACTGGTGACTGAAGctcgcttttttttttcttcttcttcttttaatttttaaatatctaaaatgaTGGTAGGAAAAGCATCTTTTGATATTGTTGTAGTTACTAGTTTTCAGTATTTCTCAAAAATACAGAAATCGAGCTAATGATGATGTTTTGTGGTAACTcagttttgtttctttttttattttaaatttattcagaAACTTTGTgggttttttttctctccccGATAAGAGGGTGACCGCCTAGTGAttctagggctcgtttggttcgcgggaaaagaaggggggaaagtgtggtcaacgggaaagtaatgagatgcctcttgtttggttggagttttcaaaggagagagaagggaaagttgtattcccatgggaatgtgattcccatatttcatgggaaagtctttcccatgagaaacatgggaaagttactttcccatgaggcgggaatcactccatttttactttttcccaaaacgtcccttcagcattaaagaagcattaaagaggcattaaaaaactaatttttattaagggcataataggaattatatataactttcctaggaaagtggatggccaaccaaacataagcaccttggaaatttgtcactttcccatggtcaaccaaacatgccaaaagtactttcctaggcatcctcttcctaggaatttgtttcccaggaatcatattcctaggaaggaaaatgcttcccgcgaaccaaacgagcccctagTGTAGGCCGCCTAGTGATTCTAGTGTAGGTTTTTTAGGACTTGAAGCCCAAATGAGGCTATAAAATGTGGAATCCTGGGCAAGCAGGCAGATGGTGAAAATGTCGGCCCGGATTTGAGTCCAACCTGGCCCAGCCCAAGAGACTCTGGTACCCGTTTTATTGACTAGCTTCTGATCCGACTTCACCCTAAAGGTTGGATGCAGTGATTCTAGTGTAGGTTTTTTAGGACCTGAAGCCCAAATGAGGCTATACAATGTGGAATCCTGGGCAAGCAGGCAGATGGTGAAAATGTCGGCCCGGATTTGAGTCCAACCTGGCCCAGCCCAAGAGACTCAGGTACCCGTTTTATTGACTAGCTTCAGATCCGACTTCACCCTAAAGGTTGGATGCAGACTTCGGGCCTTGGCATGATGCAGCCCATTGACTCCTCTCAAGTGACCATAACATGGCCGTTATTTAACACTACCAGTTcttagaaaaacagaaaaaaaagggtaaaaaaaaagaggaagctcCATCATGTCGAGAAAAATGAGGAAAAAATTGTGCACCTAATCATGTCGAGAAAT
It encodes the following:
- the LOC103706450 gene encoding glucan endo-1,3-beta-glucosidase 10-like — protein: MFPLSQSMWPLTACSLLLLLFSSSTPFFPSSEAGSIGVNYGRVANNLPPPANVVQLLKSQGIDQVKLYDADPTVLRALAGTGIRVVVALPNEQLAAAATRQGFALAWVQRNVAAYHPATQIQAIAVGNEVFVDPRNLTASLVPAMQNVHTALARLRLDADVKVSSPIALTALQNSYPSSAGSFRSNLAEPVMKPMLELLRQTGSYLMVNAYPFFAYEANTDVISLDYALFRPNPGVLDSGSGLKYYSLLDAQIDAVFAAMSALKYDDVKVVISETGWPSKGDTKETGAGAANAAAYNGNLVRRVLSGNAGTPRRPQADLVVYLFALFNENQKPGPTSERNYGLFYPDEGKVYDIEFTLSGGGGSSNGGAGLRWREYRGRASGGDSSPSPSSSSSSSSSTGSGRVSASSTGEKWCVANAMVARERLQAALDYACGEGGADCRSIQPGAGCYEPNTLEAHASYAFNSYFQKKGRGVGTCDFEGAAYVVSQPPNVGKCTLPAGP